A window of Terriglobales bacterium contains these coding sequences:
- a CDS encoding 4a-hydroxytetrahydrobiopterin dehydratase, which translates to MALLTEAEIRKNLEGLKGWSLTGKTIERQLEFPDFKAAMKFVNAVAEAAEAANHHPDITINYNKVRFVLTSHDSGGVTQRDIKMAGKINQILGK; encoded by the coding sequence ATGGCATTACTCACCGAAGCAGAGATACGGAAGAATCTCGAAGGCTTGAAGGGATGGAGCCTTACAGGCAAAACAATTGAGCGCCAGCTCGAATTCCCGGATTTCAAAGCCGCTATGAAGTTTGTGAATGCAGTGGCGGAAGCGGCAGAAGCAGCCAATCACCATCCGGATATCACGATTAACTACAATAAAGTGCGTTTTGTGTTGACATCACACGATTCCGGCGGGGTCACACAACGAGACATTAAAATGGCGGGGAAAATTAATCAAATCTTGGGGAAGTAA